In Fragaria vesca subsp. vesca linkage group LG5, FraVesHawaii_1.0, whole genome shotgun sequence, the genomic stretch TCAAAATGATGACAAATTCTTTTTTTTATCAAATACAAGCTGCTGAGAGTAGATTCTCTTGATTATTGAACCAGATAAAACAAAGGCAATTAGACTAGATGGTACTTGGTACTTGTACGTCAGGGCCAAAAGATGAAGCGGTTGTTGTTTTCTGATTGTTACGTCACTTTCCGGTTTCCACCTTAAAAGCACAAGTATTAAATATGAAAAACAAGGCAACAATGTCGCAGCCAGAAGAGAAAGGAAGGCAACAAGGCCCAACCAGGATCACCCGCTAAACAGCAATCATACAAAACAAGGAAGCAAAGAGAAATTCAACTATTCTAGCAACCAACTCCCAAAAGGCAGCAGAAGCAAATAGCAGCAGGTAACACACAACTCCAAGGCTTCAACCAATCAAGTTCATTCATCATATCACCACATTTGTTCATCGTGTAAACCCTTTTTCCATATCAGCGTCCGGCTAGGAAAAGACTACCAGATATAACAAGGCTACAGCTGATTTCGTTTTTCTATGACAAAATCAGCACTGCCCTCATGAACTGGTACCTGGGAACTGAATTAAAGTATCTCAATCGAGATATATTGGAATTATCACCTCATTCAATTTAGGCATGCATCAGTTTAAAACAAATCACGCATACTTTGAACAGAAAATGTCACACAGACAAGAGCATATGGTAATATCATTGAGAAAAGATCAATGGTGTAGCCGCATCCTTTGTTATGTGAATATGAGCTCTCTCTGCCTGTCATGATAATTAATCACAAACAAGTCAATATGTAGTCATAAAAAATTAGAAACTACAAAGCTATCATCTTTCAGAGGATAATTGTATAACCTTTACTATTACCTCTTTTTCCCAATCACATCTCATGGTGATAATTATCAGTATCAAGGTTTGAACCACAGTTCCACTGATCATTCCAGCCCACAAGCCCTACATATTTGTTCCAGCCAGCATAAAAATCAAAGAATAAAACTAGATTATTGAGTAACATTTTGAACAACAGAGAAATCTCTTTGCACCTTAGTCATGTACGTTTCTTCAACATTCTACCAATGATATCTGAACATATGAAGGGAGAAGTGCTTTTAAACAAAAGGAACATACCTTAATACCAAACATTAACAACCATCCTAAAACAACCCCAGCAGGCATGCCAACCAGGTAGTAGCTACCTATATTTACAATAGCTACTATTGCTTGCCGACCAGATCCGATTGCAACTCCTGTCAAACAAAATATGACAGGAAATGTTTCCTTGAGATCAAACAATTGTTATAACAAAAATCTATTTTGCTGGTTTAAGTTCCCTACCTGATAGCACTGGTTGAATGCAATTGAGGAGAATGGTGAATGCCAACAAGACTGATAAATCATTGGCCATAGTGACAACAGGAATGCTGGAGGTAAAGATCATTGCAAGCTTCTCATGGAAAGCTATTAATATTAAGGAAAACAGAAGTCCCACTGCTAGGGAGGTCAAGACTGCAACTGAGGTTGCAAATTTTGCACCTTTGGCGTTGCTTGCGCCAAGTTCATTTGCTACCCGCACTCTGGATAATGAAGAAATAATATAATCATAAAGGAGAAATAAAGAATTCAATCGAATTGTAAATGAAAAATTTGACTGTACAGTTCATATACTATAAAACTGTCCTAATACTCATACAAGGCTGTTCCTTTTATTAACTCTAACATAAGAATGTGATATGCAAAGTAAAGTGGAAACCTTGTCAATCTGTGATATCCATTACATAATGGAAAACTGATATGTGGAACACAGCTCAAGCTTTGACTTATCAAGAAAACTTATGTGGTTTAAAATTTAAGAATGACAATACTGATCCATATTATTCATTTCTAGCTTTAGTTATTTCCTAAGTTCAGAGAGAGACTTACAACCAGTGACCACATACCCAACTGCTGCCAGAAATCCTAGTGGAATCATAGACTCCCAAGCATAGATACTCATGCTGCAAAAGACAAAGCATTGAAATCTAAAGATACTAATGCCGTAATTGATATATGTATTGTCCATCAAAGAACTTGCGGAAGTTGAAGAAAGCGCGAATAATTGAGACAGGCTAAGAATATAAGTCAGTAACACTAACCATATGGAAAGGGCATCAACAGCAATCTCAGTATTGTGCATATACCCAGACACTATCACCAAAGCTCTAAAATAAATATTCTCCAATCTGCAACAAAAATGCACATCGTTAAACCAAATGTAATCAGCACATAATTTAAAGAGAGTCACAGAGGGCAGGCACATACAAGAGCATGAACCCAGAAGCCAAAGAAAGCTTAAAGAAATCCCAGAGCCCAACAAAAGCTTCAGCTGAAAAACCAGTCCATGTTTCTTTACAACCACCACAAATAGTGTACAGAAAGAAACCCAAAACCGATAACCACCAAGCCAAACCAATAGTAAGAGCAGTCCCAACAATCCCAATCCTCAACTCATACACAAAAACCCAACTCACAAACACATGGAGGGCCAAAACCCCTCCAGAAACCCAGGCAATCACTCCAGTCTTTCGCTGACTCTGCAAGAATCTCTGCAGTGTCAGCTGAAATGGGAAGCTCAAGTGAAACGGAATCAACCAGAGGCAAACTAAACCAGTCTGCTCGGCCACAACCTCTGGCTGTCCCATGAGCTTCAACAATGGCGTAGCAAACACAAATAGAGGTAAAAGCAACACTGCACATAGAAACAGAACCACCCAAGAACGCTGCATATACGTCCCCAACATGTGGTACTGTTTAGCTCCGTAGGCCTGACCACACAGAGTCTCGAGCGCGCTGGCCATGCCTAGCTAGACAACCCCATCAAAAGATCGGAATCTGAAATCAAGTAAAGCAGTGAAACAGAGTGAGGTTTAAGTAAAGTTTTAGTTACCATGAAACCGAATGTGACGGCAATGATGACGGTGGTGGCGATGGAAATGGCGGCGAGGTCGAGGTCACTGAGGTGGCCGGCGAAGGATTGGGTGACGACGGTGACAGAGAACATAGCGAGGCGGCTGAAGATGGATGGGGCTGCTACTTGCCATAGCTTCTTCGACTCTAACCAAGTACGTTCGATCAGATTAGCGTCTTCTTGATGCTGTGGGACTAACAGAGTATGAGGGTCGTCTTCTTCTTCCCTCATTGTTGCGACTGTTTTTTCGTGGAGACCAAAAGGTGTCTTGAAAGCCTAGGATATTAATCGAGTGGTGAAGAGTTTTTTAACGTGGAAAAAGTACAAGCCTCCCTAAGGTTGTCGCTTCCGTTAGTTCAGAGTTCAGACTCTCCCTTGTTTCCTTTTCTATTTTGTCTGAGCCCTCTCACCCTTGAGATCATGGCCACCACTGTTCCGGCCGGAGGAGATGGAATGGCTGGTCATGCT encodes the following:
- the LOC101308088 gene encoding protein TRANSPARENT TESTA 12-like → MREEEDDPHTLLVPQHQEDANLIERTWLESKKLWQVAAPSIFSRLAMFSVTVVTQSFAGHLSDLDLAAISIATTVIIAVTFGFMLGMASALETLCGQAYGAKQYHMLGTYMQRSWVVLFLCAVLLLPLFVFATPLLKLMGQPEVVAEQTGLVCLWLIPFHLSFPFQLTLQRFLQSQRKTGVIAWVSGGVLALHVFVSWVFVYELRIGIVGTALTIGLAWWLSVLGFFLYTICGGCKETWTGFSAEAFVGLWDFFKLSLASGFMLLLENIYFRALVIVSGYMHNTEIAVDALSICMSIYAWESMIPLGFLAAVGVRVANELGASNAKGAKFATSVAVLTSLAVGLLFSLILIAFHEKLAMIFTSSIPVVTMANDLSVLLAFTILLNCIQPVLSGVAIGSGRQAIVAIVNIGSYYLVGMPAGVVLGWLLMFGIKGLWAGMISGTVVQTLILIIITMRCDWEKEAERAHIHITKDAATPLIFSQ